Sequence from the Treponema primitia ZAS-1 genome:
TTGAGGATCTGGAGATAGGCCGGTATAATCTTATTTTCCAGGTTCTGGGAGAAAAGGAGATACTCTACAGGACTTCTAAATTGATTTACTTCCTTGGGGATGCGGATTTTACGCTAGGGGAGGTTCAAAGTTACCTGCCGGGAATATCCACGGGGGGGCGCCTTATTCCTCCGGGGATTAATGTGGTGTTGGAAACTGAGATTAGCGCCGATGACCGACTGGACCCCTATATAATTTGGTACAGTGGAAAAAAAATCATTGCCCAGGGCCGAAGCTCCGATGGGGCAAACTATCTTTTGTGGAAAACGCCGGAACAAACCGGTTTCCATATTATCAAAGCGGAGGTATTCCCTCTGCTGCCGGAGGACACTGCGCCCAACAGTATGCTCGGAAAAGTTAAAGAACTATCCCTTGCAGTATCCGCAAAGACCGAGAGGATACGGTACTTTGACAGCTTCTCCAAAGACTTTATCAACTGGTACCAATTCTGGGGAAACCTGGATGACGCCAAATCCTCCGGTAATCCTGAAAGACAGCTAATCCCCCTGTTCTCCCAGAAGCCTCGTTGGATACCCTTTGCGGGTATGTATGGCCTTTTTATCGGCCCCGATGATTCTTATACCCTCCCCGGAAAGCCCTTTACCCTATCCGGGAAGGAACAGGGCAAGGGCCGAATTTTTTCCCATCTCGTCCTCCTTACTGAAGGAAGCGTTTTGAACATCCGCTTTAATTCAAAGAACGGTCTTCCCGATGCGGCGATTCTGGATTTGTCCTTTGCGCGGGAAACTTCGTTGCAAAATGCGGAGGGGAATATAACGCTCCGGCTTTTCCCCGCAGATAATTCCGAAAACGAACCCCAAGAGATCTCCCTTGCATTGAACCCGGGCGAACTAGACGCTTTTATTACCCTCGTTATTGATTTTGAAATTGCTCCGGATCATCTTAGCGCGTCACTGCACACGGAAAATCCGGCCCGGGAAACTGAATCTATCACCCTTGCCCTGGCTGAGCCGATAAACGGAGAGGGTACGATCCGGTTCGGCGGTACGGAACATTACAAGTGGAACGGAAACCCCGGTAATGGAACACTCATACTCAACGAACTGGCCCTTAGCTATGCCCGTTTGCCCATTTTCAAGGATGAGGATGAGCCGGCGCCGGAAAACAACCCGGACCAAGAGCTAAAATCCGCCCAGTAAAACTGATTTATGAAAACTGTTCCTGCGCGGGAAACTTCGCTGCAAAATGTGCTTATCCTGATTGCCGGTATTTCCCTGTTTACAGGCTGTTTTTCCACTTCCTCCAAAGTTGTAATTCTTGGCCCTGTCCCGGAGTACCAGGAAAAAAACAGTATCATTGAGGTGATAGATCATGAAAACCCGGATGAGAATATGCCCGAATGGGTGGTCCGTTATCTTAGTACGGGCGCCATCGGGATTGAGACCTTGCCAAAATATGAAAATAGGTATGTTTTTATCGGAAAGCAAAGAGGAAACAACCTGGATTCCCTAAGCCTCTGGGCAACAAGCTTTTCGATTGACCGGGATTTTTCCCGGCTGGTCTCCGCACGGATCCAGGCCCGGTTTACCAGAATGGCCAGAGGAAATCCCGGGGAAGAATTCGGCCGTTATTTTGAAACGGTGATAAAAAATTCCTCCGATACTGCCTTTAGCGGGGCCAGTCAGGAGGACAGTTTCTGGATAAAAAAAAGAATCCTTGGGGATGACGTATTAAGCCCCATAGGGGAATCCTTTGAATATTATGTTCTGATAAGCATTGAAAGGGAAAATTTGGAAAAACAGATCAACCTTCTTCTCACAACTGCCCGGCCGGATCTTCCCCCAACGAGGGAGCAATCCACCGCCGCCATGCGGCTTAGGCTTATTTTTTATGAAGAATTCTGAGCTTGACCACAATGGCCCGGCCCATTAGTCTAAATCCATGACCGAGGCCATTACTATCAGCAATGCAGAGGTATTACCACCCCTCTTTGCCATATACCGCTGGGGTATAGATCTTATTCAGTATATTCAGGGCATTCAAAGTCCCGGACTCACGGCGTTTATCAGATTTGTAACAGCCCTGGGAACGGAATATTTTTATATTCCCGTGGTTCTCCTTATTTTTTGGTGCATAAACGAAAAAAAAGGAGCCCGGTTGGGTTTTCTCATCATATTTTCCACCCTTATAAACGGGTTTTTCAAGGAACTATTGAAACAACCCCGGCCTTTTACCCTGGAACCTTCGGTAGGACTGGCCTTTGAACCAAGTTACGGCATCCCTTCGGGGCATGCCCAACTGTCCCTCTGTTTCTGGCTGACCCTGTCCCTATGGATCAGCGGTTCACGGCTTGTAAAATCCCCCCGGCAGGCTGCGGCTATCCGCCTTGGAGCGGTTCTCTTCATCCTGCTCATCGCCTTTACCCGGCTCTACCTGGGAGTCCATTTCCCCACGGATATTCTGGCGGGCTGGCTCCTGGGGGGTCTTACCCTGGGGCTTTGGTTTGCACTCGAACCCCGGGTTACGGCGCTTCTGGATACGGGCGGCCTACGGGCAAGGATGATTGCCGTCGCGATCATCGCCCTGGGAATGATAAGCCTCTACCCATCAGATCGCAGCCTGGGCGGCCTGTTCCTCGGGTTCGGCGCCGGTTACGCCCTGATGCTTCAGCATTTTCCCTTTAGCGCCCGGCCCGGTATTTCCCCTGTT
This genomic interval carries:
- a CDS encoding phosphatase PAP2 family protein; protein product: MTEAITISNAEVLPPLFAIYRWGIDLIQYIQGIQSPGLTAFIRFVTALGTEYFYIPVVLLIFWCINEKKGARLGFLIIFSTLINGFFKELLKQPRPFTLEPSVGLAFEPSYGIPSGHAQLSLCFWLTLSLWISGSRLVKSPRQAAAIRLGAVLFILLIAFTRLYLGVHFPTDILAGWLLGGLTLGLWFALEPRVTALLDTGGLRARMIAVAIIALGMISLYPSDRSLGGLFLGFGAGYALMLQHFPFSARPGISPVARCLRYVLGLAGGALIYRGFKVLFPGEDSIFSALPYWGAASPFYELGRFVRYGLLGLWASAGAPRLFLRFHLAEPRQ